The proteins below are encoded in one region of Helianthus annuus cultivar XRQ/B chromosome 2, HanXRQr2.0-SUNRISE, whole genome shotgun sequence:
- the LOC110910281 gene encoding formamidopyrimidine-DNA glycosylase, whose translation MADDLRIFLPLLLPDTSDSSSSDSSLDFFKDLIEQAKAAELLEEFEHSNEQSRRVRINRNNDLLKREREPELPEVEASRRAIAENCIGKKIIRSVVADDDDAYVIDGVSRSDFEASLTGKTIVGAHRKGKIMWIELDSPPFPLFQFGSAGAIYIKGIDGKKYKRSAVRDTDEWPFECSKLFIELDDGLELSFIDKRRSAKVRLLENPATVAPISELGPDAFLEPMTQDELFEALSKKKVAIKTLLLDQSFISGIGDWIADEVLYQAKIHPLQAAASIPKEVCAALHMSLKEVIEHSVEVDAVSSHFPVDWLIHYRWCKKPGKINGMAIEFINVGGRTTAYVPELQKLSGDQAVKVAVKPVHLLGEESFGPSQKRKSSDSGIYRADTPNVEVSSGFVIPDINEDPSPRRQKRREKKDKGPSSRNEYPRDITGRFEEYMAMKKELMDIKRIREEKYLTLADEQREALRQIMYDNDFETFNRPTDNVHPSMLEITLARKREIAKKYGWPCNF comes from the exons ATGGCTGATGATCTTCGTATATTTTTACCACTTTTACTGCCCGACACTTCTGATTCTTCGTCAAGCGACAGTAGCTTGGATTTTTTCAAAGATCTCATTGAGCAAGCCAAAGCAGCAGAACTTCTAGAAGAGTTCGAACATTCTAACGAACAATCTAGAAGAGTTCGAATTAACCGCAACAACGATCTTCTAAAGAGAGAGCGTGAACCGGAGCTTCCAGAAGTAGAAGCTTCTAGAAGAGCCATTGCAGAGAACTGTATCGGAAAGAAGATTATACGATCTGTTGTTGCCGACGACGACGATGCTTACGTCATCGACGGTGTTTCACGTTCCGATTTTGAAGCATCTCTCACCGGAAAAACAATCGTCGGAGCTCATCGTAAGGGGAAGATTATGTGGATTGAGCTTGATTCTCCTCCTTTTCCGTTGTTTCAGTTTG GATCGGCGGGTGCTATATATATCAAAGGTATTGATGGAAAGAAGTATAAAAG GTCTGCGGTTCGAGATACAGATGAATGGCCTTTCGAATGTTCCAAGTTATTTATAGAA CTAGACGATGGTTTGGAGCTATCGTTTATTGACAAAAGGCGATCTGCAAAAGTCCGCTTACTTGAAAAT CCGGCTACTGTGGCCCCGATATCTGAACTTGGTCCAGATGCCTTTTTGGAGCCAATGACACAAGATGAACTCTTTGAAGCACTGAGCAAGAAGAAGGTTGCCATAAAGACTCTCTTACTCGATCAG AGCTTTATTTCAGGTATCGGTGATTGGATTGCAGATGAAGTTCTATATCAG GCAAAAATCCATCCACTTCAGGCTGCTGCGAGCATTCCTAAAGAAGTATGTGCAGCACTGCATATGTCCCTTAAAGAG GTTATTGAGCATTCAGTTGAAGTTGATGCGGTCAGCAGTCATTTTCCGGTTGATTGGTTAATTCATTATAGATGGTGCAAAAAACCTGGAAAAATAAACG GAATGGCAATCGAGTTTATCAATGTTGGAGGCAGG ACAACTGCGTACGTACCCGAGTTACAAAAGCTAAGTGGAGACCAAGCAGTCAAAGTGGCAGTCAAACCGGTACACTTGTTGGGTGAAGAAAGCTTCGGCCCGAGTCAAAAAAGAAAGTCTTCGGATTCGGGAATTTATAGAGCGGATACACCGAATGTAGAAGTCTCGAGCGGATTCGTTATTCCCGACATAAACGAGGATCCCTCGCCAAGACGACAAAAGAGAAGGGAGAAAAAGGACAAAGGGCCGTCTTCAAGAAACGAATATCCAAGAGATATAACCGGTAGATTCGAAGAATACATGGCCATGAAAAAAGAGTTAATGGATATTAAACGTATACGAGAAGAAAAATACTTGACCTTGGCGGATGAGCAACGAGAGGCGTTGCGACAAATAATGTACGACAATGACTTTGAGACATTTAATCGGCCTACCGACAATGTTCACCCTTCGATGTTGGAAATCACACTCGCTAGAAAACGTGAGATCGCAAAAAAATATGGATGGCCttgtaatttttag
- the LOC110910293 gene encoding formamidopyrimidine-DNA glycosylase isoform X1, which translates to MNLPPPLPPSSSSDSDDELMKLLFDSDSDSDLIDELFIRTVAVAAQLIIEDEQQSRRRLPTNRKPTNNLLKREREPELPEVEASRRAIAENCIGKKIIRSVVSDDDAYVIDGVSRSDFEASLTGKTIVGAHRKGKCLWIELDSPPFPLFQFGREGAIYIKGVDVTKYKRSAVRDTDTDEWPFECSKLFIELDNGLELSFNATRQSAKVRLLENPATVAPISELGPDAFLEPMTIDELFDALSKKKVAIKTLLLDQSFISGIGDWIADEVLYQAKIHPLQAAASIPKEACAALHMSLKEVIEHSVEVDAVSSHFPVEWLIHYRWCKKPGKINGMTIEFINAGGRTTAYVPELQKLTGDQAVKAAVKPPKKSRNKNIDEAESESEEIAKPKGGWKTTQSGAKKLPAKRKLDTSDDDDTSDDYGDLNLSDDNVEVEASHPPGRDKSKKKPSNSSSSGEDYTEHLSKLNEHIVAFKKIQQEMLELKRESSKIREERKRLFKKN; encoded by the exons ATGAATTtgccaccaccactaccaccatcatcatcctcaGACTCAGACGACGAGTTAATGAAGTTACTCTTTGACTCAGACTCAGATTCAGACTTAATAGACGAGTTATTCATTCGTACAGTAGCGGTCGCAGCCCAACTTATAATCGAAGATGAACAACAATCTAGAAGAAGACTTCCAACTAACCGAAAACCTACAAACAATCTTCTAAAGAGAGAGCGTGAACCGGAGCTTCCGGAAGTAGAAGCTTCTAGAAGAGCCATTGCAGAGAACTGTATCGGAAAGAAGATTATACGATCTGTTGTTTCTGACGACGATGCTTACGTCATCGACGGTGTTTCACGTTCCGATTTTGAAGCATCCCTCACCGGAAAAACAATCGTCGGAGCTCATCGTAAGGGGAAGTGTTTGTGGATTGAGCTTGATTCTCCTCCTTTTCCGTTGTTTCAGTTTG GAAGGGAGGGTGCTATTTATATCAAAGGTGTCGATGTAACGAAGTATAAAAG GTCAGCAGTTAGAGATACAGACACAGACGAGTGGCCTTTCGAATGTTCAAAATTATTTATAGAA CTAGACAATGGTTTGGAGCTATCGTTTAACGCCACAAGGCAATCTGCAAAAGTCCGCTTACTTGAAAAT CCGGCTACTGTGGCCCCGATATCTGAACTTGGTCCAGATGCCTTTTTGGAGCCAATGACAATAGATGAACTTTTTGACGCACTGAGCAAGAAGAAGGTTGCCATAAAGACTCTCTTACTCGATCAG AGCTTTATTTCAGGTATCGGCGATTGGATTGCAGATGAAGTTCTATACCAG GCAAAAATCCATCCACTTCAGGCTGCCGCCAGCATTCCTAAAGAAGCATGCGCAGCATTGCACATGTCCCTTAAAGAG GTTATTGAGCATTCAGTTGAAGTTGATGCGGTCAGCAGTCATTTTCCGGTTGAATGGTTAATCCATTATAGATGGTGCAAAAAACCTGGAAAAATAAATG GAATGACGATCGAGTTTATCAACGCTGGAGGCAGG ACAACTGCGTACGTACCCGAGTTACAAAAGCTAACTGGAGACCAAGCAGTCAAAGCAGCGGTCAAACCACCAAAGAAGTCTCGCAATAAGAACATTGACGAAGCAGAAAGCGAGAGTGAAGAAATTGCAAAACCAAAAGGAGGGTGGAAAACAACCCAAAGTGGAGCTAAGAAGCTTCCTGCAAAACGCAAGCTTGACACAAGCGATGACGACGACACAAGTGATGACTATGGTGATCTAAACTTAAGCGATGATAATGTTGAAGTTGAAGCGAGCCATCCACCCGGTAGAGATAAATCAAAAAAGAAGCCATCGAATTCATCTAGTTCGGGTGAGGACTATACCGAACATTTATCCAAGCTAAATGAACATATCGTTGCATTCAAAAAAATTCAACAAGAAATGCTCGAGTTAAAAAGAGAAAGCTCGAAAATAAGAGAAGAAAGAAAGCGTCTTTTCAAGAAAAATTGA
- the LOC110910293 gene encoding formamidopyrimidine-DNA glycosylase isoform X2 encodes MNLPPPLPPSSSSDSDDELMKLLFDSDSDSDLIDELFIRTVAVAAQLIIEDEQQSRRRLPTNRKPTNNLLKREREPELPEVEASRRAIAENCIGKKIIRSVVSDDDAYVIDGVSRSDFEASLTGKTIVGAHRKGKCLWIELDSPPFPLFQFGREGAIYIKGVDVTKYKRSAVRDTDTDEWPFECSKLFIELDNGLELSFNATRQSAKVRLLENPATVAPISELGPDAFLEPMTIDELFDALSKKKVAIKTLLLDQSFISGIGDWIADEVLYQAKIHPLQAAASIPKEACAALHMSLKEVIEHSVEVDAVSSHFPVEWLIHYRWCKKPGKINGMTIEFINAGGRVRLFKSVLPINHVLIEYMRQLRTYPSYKS; translated from the exons ATGAATTtgccaccaccactaccaccatcatcatcctcaGACTCAGACGACGAGTTAATGAAGTTACTCTTTGACTCAGACTCAGATTCAGACTTAATAGACGAGTTATTCATTCGTACAGTAGCGGTCGCAGCCCAACTTATAATCGAAGATGAACAACAATCTAGAAGAAGACTTCCAACTAACCGAAAACCTACAAACAATCTTCTAAAGAGAGAGCGTGAACCGGAGCTTCCGGAAGTAGAAGCTTCTAGAAGAGCCATTGCAGAGAACTGTATCGGAAAGAAGATTATACGATCTGTTGTTTCTGACGACGATGCTTACGTCATCGACGGTGTTTCACGTTCCGATTTTGAAGCATCCCTCACCGGAAAAACAATCGTCGGAGCTCATCGTAAGGGGAAGTGTTTGTGGATTGAGCTTGATTCTCCTCCTTTTCCGTTGTTTCAGTTTG GAAGGGAGGGTGCTATTTATATCAAAGGTGTCGATGTAACGAAGTATAAAAG GTCAGCAGTTAGAGATACAGACACAGACGAGTGGCCTTTCGAATGTTCAAAATTATTTATAGAA CTAGACAATGGTTTGGAGCTATCGTTTAACGCCACAAGGCAATCTGCAAAAGTCCGCTTACTTGAAAAT CCGGCTACTGTGGCCCCGATATCTGAACTTGGTCCAGATGCCTTTTTGGAGCCAATGACAATAGATGAACTTTTTGACGCACTGAGCAAGAAGAAGGTTGCCATAAAGACTCTCTTACTCGATCAG AGCTTTATTTCAGGTATCGGCGATTGGATTGCAGATGAAGTTCTATACCAG GCAAAAATCCATCCACTTCAGGCTGCCGCCAGCATTCCTAAAGAAGCATGCGCAGCATTGCACATGTCCCTTAAAGAG GTTATTGAGCATTCAGTTGAAGTTGATGCGGTCAGCAGTCATTTTCCGGTTGAATGGTTAATCCATTATAGATGGTGCAAAAAACCTGGAAAAATAAATG GAATGACGATCGAGTTTATCAACGCTGGAGGCAGGGTACGTCTATTCAAATCGGTTTTACCTATCAATCATGTTTTGATTGAATATATGAg ACAACTGCGTACGTACCCGAGTTACAAAAGCTAA